One Pontibacillus yanchengensis DNA window includes the following coding sequences:
- the yfmF gene encoding EF-P 5-aminopentanol modification-associated protein YfmF — protein sequence MSRVMEKKYEGQGYDLHIIPSNKYKTNTIAVKFKAPLERDSITKRALLPYVLQQATEQYPTARSFRTALDELYGAVLSVDASKKGEHHVMTFRMEVANDAFLSNQTDLLKKGMKMMEEIIFHPKVDNGGLEENVIDREKQTLTQKIRSLKDDKMSYANTRLLDEMCENEAYRFHVHGYEEDLSSITSTSLYEYYQHMLNKDKMDVYILGQFDEAEVESVVQESFSRKDALPNAKVQSGKQQGPEEPKEIVEKQNIQQGKLHLGYRTSIQFGDDDYYALQVFNGLFGGFPSSKLFMNVREKHSLAYYAASRFESHKGLLLVFSGIDPNDYNQAKDIIMKQMDAMKKGDFEEEEVAETKSLIVNQLLETMDNQHGLIEVLYHQVISGASINPDQMIEEVKKVTKEDVLRVAEKIQLDTTYFLTKQEGGDDHE from the coding sequence ATGTCACGTGTGATGGAAAAGAAATATGAAGGACAAGGATATGATTTACATATCATACCAAGTAATAAATATAAAACAAATACAATTGCTGTGAAATTTAAAGCACCACTTGAAAGAGATTCCATAACAAAAAGGGCATTGCTACCTTATGTACTACAACAAGCAACTGAGCAATACCCTACTGCACGCTCATTTCGTACAGCTCTAGACGAATTATACGGAGCGGTTCTTAGTGTAGATGCTTCCAAAAAAGGGGAACATCATGTCATGACGTTCCGAATGGAAGTTGCGAATGACGCATTTCTATCTAATCAAACGGACTTATTGAAAAAAGGCATGAAAATGATGGAGGAAATTATCTTTCATCCTAAGGTTGACAATGGTGGACTAGAAGAGAACGTAATCGATCGTGAAAAACAAACCTTAACTCAAAAAATCCGTTCATTGAAAGATGATAAAATGAGCTACGCTAATACTCGTTTGTTAGATGAGATGTGTGAAAATGAGGCATATCGTTTTCATGTCCACGGATATGAAGAGGATCTCTCAAGTATTACAAGTACAAGTCTTTACGAGTACTATCAACATATGCTTAATAAAGATAAAATGGACGTTTATATTTTAGGTCAATTCGATGAAGCAGAAGTAGAGTCTGTTGTTCAAGAGAGCTTTTCAAGAAAAGACGCGCTTCCAAATGCAAAAGTTCAGTCTGGCAAGCAACAAGGTCCTGAAGAGCCAAAAGAAATTGTTGAAAAACAAAATATCCAACAGGGGAAATTACATTTAGGATATCGTACAAGTATCCAGTTCGGCGATGATGACTATTATGCCTTGCAAGTGTTCAATGGATTATTTGGAGGCTTCCCTTCCTCTAAATTGTTTATGAATGTGCGTGAAAAACATAGTCTTGCCTACTATGCAGCATCTAGATTTGAGAGTCATAAAGGTTTATTGCTCGTCTTCAGTGGGATTGATCCAAATGACTATAATCAAGCAAAAGACATTATTATGAAGCAAATGGACGCTATGAAAAAAGGTGACTTTGAAGAGGAAGAAGTTGCTGAAACGAAAAGTCTAATTGTGAATCAATTACTAGAAACAATGGATAATCAGCATGGTTTAATTGAAGTGCTTTACCATCAAGTGATATCTGGTGCATCCATTAACCCAGATCAAATGATAGAGGAAGTCAAGAAAGTAACAAAAGAGGATGTATTAAGAGTTGCTGAAAAAATTCAGCTAGATACTACGTACTTCCTGACGAAACAAGAGGGAGGGGACGATCATGAATAA
- a CDS encoding ABC transporter permease, which produces MGIIDILQSIIPAAIFFAAPLIFTALGGVFSERSGVVNIGLEGLMVMGAFVAIVSNLTLAGPLQRLDVWFDQSAPGFLSLLSFIQFGNLTPWIAILIAMIVSAIFSMVHAVASVSFRSDQVVSGVALNFLALGVSLFLVNQWYGKGQTDMVEVPFYTTEILFLSDIPIIGPMFFTGYKTSYIAILLAFLVWFVIFKTPFGLRLRSVGEHPMASDTNGINVSRMRYTGVILSGAFGGLGGAVYALTIAMNFSHATISGQGFMALAAMIFGKWHPLGAMGAGLFFGFAQSLSVVSSTIPFLQNVPQVYLLIAPYVLTILALAGFIGRADAPKAIGTPYIKGSR; this is translated from the coding sequence ATGGGTATTATTGATATTTTACAGTCCATAATCCCTGCTGCTATATTCTTTGCCGCCCCTCTTATCTTCACAGCACTTGGTGGTGTGTTTAGTGAGCGTTCTGGGGTAGTTAATATTGGTTTAGAAGGGCTTATGGTTATGGGTGCCTTTGTTGCGATTGTATCAAACTTAACTCTGGCTGGACCTCTACAACGTTTGGATGTGTGGTTTGATCAATCTGCACCTGGTTTTTTAAGCTTGCTGAGTTTCATTCAATTTGGGAATTTAACTCCTTGGATAGCTATATTGATAGCTATGATTGTTTCAGCCATATTTTCCATGGTACACGCAGTAGCCTCTGTTTCTTTTCGTTCTGATCAAGTGGTTAGTGGTGTAGCTTTAAATTTCCTTGCACTTGGTGTGTCTCTATTTCTAGTAAATCAATGGTATGGGAAAGGTCAAACAGATATGGTTGAAGTACCTTTTTATACTACAGAGATATTGTTCCTGAGCGACATACCAATAATTGGACCTATGTTCTTTACGGGATATAAAACATCTTATATTGCCATCCTATTAGCATTTTTAGTTTGGTTTGTCATTTTTAAAACCCCGTTTGGTCTACGATTACGTTCGGTTGGTGAACACCCAATGGCTTCAGATACGAATGGTATTAACGTGAGTCGTATGCGCTATACAGGTGTTATTTTATCGGGAGCATTTGGAGGCCTAGGTGGGGCTGTTTACGCCTTAACGATTGCCATGAACTTCTCTCATGCAACAATTAGTGGCCAAGGATTTATGGCTCTGGCAGCAATGATTTTTGGGAAATGGCATCCTCTAGGAGCTATGGGAGCAGGACTATTTTTTGGTTTTGCCCAAAGTTTAAGCGTAGTAAGTAGTACCATACCATTTCTTCAAAATGTACCACAAGTGTATTTACTCATAGCCCCATACGTATTAACAATTTTAGCGCTAGCAGGATTTATTGGTAGAGCAGATGCACCTAAAGCAATTGGGACTCCTTATATTAAAGGGAGTCGTTAG